GATGGTCTTGCCGTCCATCCCGAGCGCACGTCCCTGTGCACATTCGGCCTCGAAGCCCTTCACATCGGCGAAGTCGTTGTAGACGCCGTCGAGAATGAACAGTTTTTCGGTGCGCGCGGCGAGGACCGCCATGGACAGCCAGGGCAGGACGGGCGTGCGATCGCCGCCGCCCTTCACCGCCGTCTCGCGGATGATGTCGTTGGTGCCGAGCAGAAGGCCCTTCAGCCGGTGCCCTTCGGGCGTGCGCACGGAAGCGGCGATTTCCGCAATGTCCTGAAGGCCGCGCGCGGTCTCGACCATGGCCCAGAGTGCGATGCCTTGAGTTTCGGGGCGGCCGCGCAGATGGCGTTCGGCGGCAAAAATCTCGGCCGTCGATTCGACCTTGGACAGCAGGACGGCATTGGGCTTGGCTTTGACGGCCGCCGTCATGTCGTCTTCGAAGAATTCGGTGCGGGCGGCGTTGACCCGCATGACGATTTCCCGATGGCCGTAGCCGCCGGCCCGGATGGTCTCGACCACCTGTTCGCGCGCTTTGGGTTTGACCTCGTCGAAGACCGAATCTTCGAGATCGAAGATGATGGTATCGACCGGCAGACCTTTGGCCTTTTCCTGGGCGCGGGTGTTGGAGCCGGGGATGTAGAGGGCGCTGCGGCGCGGACGGATATCTTCCATGGGAGGAGAGACCTAGCCTGTTCGCGCCGGGGCGGACAAGCTCGCATTTGGCACGGGGCTCGCAGGATATCCCCCGACGGGACGCAGGGTCTGGACCGGACCGCCCGGCTTGGCTACCAAGCCGGTCAGGAGTCTTTTGCATGTTCCCCAAAAATCTGGCCGACGGCTATCGCCTGTGGCGCGACGAAAAACTGCCTCAAGAAAAGGGCCGTTTGGCCCAGCTCGCCGCTCTCGGCCAGGCGCCGCAGGCGCTGATCATCGGCTGCTGCGACAGCCGCGTCTCGCCCGAGACGATCTTTTCGTCGGGCCCGGGTGAGCTGTTCGTCCTGCGCAACGTGGCCAACGTCGTTCCGCCCTTCAGGCCCGACGGCAAACATCACGGCACCTCGGCGGCCATCGAATTTGCCGTGGCAGGGTTGGCCGTACCGCATATCGTCGTGATGGGGCATTCGCAGTGCGGCGGCATCCGCGCCCATCTCAACGCCAATACCGACACCGCCGGCGATTTCATCGGCCCGTGGATGAGCCTCATCAGCGGCGCCAAGGAAGATGCGCTGGCGCGCAATCCCAATCTGAAGGGCAAGGCGCTGGAGACCGCGGTCGAAGAGGCGGCGATCCGTCTGTCGATCAAGAATCTGCGCACCTTCCCGGAAATTGAGAGCCGCGAGAAAGACGGCATTCTCACGATCTCCGGCGCTCATCTGAACATTTCGAACGGCGATCTGCGCGTCCTCGACGATGCGACCGGCGAGTTCGTCTCTCCGGCGGCGGCGTAACAAAAGAAAACGGGCGCTCATCGCGCCCGTTTTTCGGAGTACGTGTCCCGGACAAGCGACGCGCAGCGGAGCGCCGATCCGGGACCCAGGATTAGAGCGCGAAGCGCATAGTGAGCGGCTTTGCCGCTCTTATGTCTGGACCCCGGACCTCGCGACCGGGCTTTGCCCGGCGCGGTCCGGGGAACGTAATTACGCCGCCTTCTTTTTCAGATAGCCGCGATTGATCAGGCTCTCGGCGATCTGAACGGCGTTCAGCGCCGCACCCTTGCGCAGATTGTCGGAGACGATCCACATCGACAGGCCGTTCTCGACCGTG
Above is a window of Terrihabitans soli DNA encoding:
- a CDS encoding HpcH/HpaI aldolase/citrate lyase family protein; translation: MEDIRPRRSALYIPGSNTRAQEKAKGLPVDTIIFDLEDSVFDEVKPKAREQVVETIRAGGYGHREIVMRVNAARTEFFEDDMTAAVKAKPNAVLLSKVESTAEIFAAERHLRGRPETQGIALWAMVETARGLQDIAEIAASVRTPEGHRLKGLLLGTNDIIRETAVKGGGDRTPVLPWLSMAVLAARTEKLFILDGVYNDFADVKGFEAECAQGRALGMDGKTIIHPSQIEAANRLYAPSKAEVDEAREIIAAFAKPENAQKGVIAIQGRMVERLHAKIATRTLKLHETIVARS
- a CDS encoding carbonic anhydrase, translated to MFPKNLADGYRLWRDEKLPQEKGRLAQLAALGQAPQALIIGCCDSRVSPETIFSSGPGELFVLRNVANVVPPFRPDGKHHGTSAAIEFAVAGLAVPHIVVMGHSQCGGIRAHLNANTDTAGDFIGPWMSLISGAKEDALARNPNLKGKALETAVEEAAIRLSIKNLRTFPEIESREKDGILTISGAHLNISNGDLRVLDDATGEFVSPAAA